The Amycolatopsis sp. DG1A-15b genome window below encodes:
- a CDS encoding YafY family protein has protein sequence MNRTDRLYALVEELRAVAPRPRSARWLAERFEVSVRTVERDISALQQSGTPIYAEVGRTGGYCLDKAHTMPPVNLTPGEAVAMALALKHLDATPFRAEGRSALRKLVAAMRREDADAAQNLAACVHLLGSGPVPPMPHVLGIRRVLRIRYTDRAGTATRREIEPLGYVGKPEHWYLIAWCRLRREIRAFRTDRIVSYSVTAEVPPLRRLRPEDLDIPYGDVDQLTLAG, from the coding sequence AGTGCGCGCTGGCTCGCGGAGCGGTTCGAGGTCAGCGTCCGCACCGTGGAACGGGACATCAGCGCCCTGCAGCAGTCCGGCACGCCGATCTACGCCGAGGTCGGCCGCACCGGCGGGTACTGCCTCGACAAGGCGCACACGATGCCGCCGGTCAACCTGACGCCCGGCGAGGCCGTTGCCATGGCACTCGCGCTGAAACACCTCGACGCCACTCCGTTCCGGGCGGAAGGGCGCTCGGCGCTGCGCAAGCTGGTCGCCGCGATGCGGCGGGAGGACGCGGACGCGGCGCAGAACCTCGCCGCCTGTGTCCACCTGCTCGGCAGTGGTCCCGTTCCGCCGATGCCGCACGTGCTCGGTATCCGCCGCGTACTGCGCATCCGGTACACCGACCGCGCGGGCACCGCCACGCGGCGGGAGATCGAGCCGCTCGGCTACGTCGGCAAGCCCGAACACTGGTACCTCATCGCCTGGTGCCGGCTGCGCCGGGAGATCCGGGCGTTTCGCACCGACCGGATCGTCTCCTACTCCGTGACCGCCGAGGTGCCGCCGCTTCGCCGTCTGCGGCCCGAGGACCTCGACATCCCGTACGGCGACGTCGATCAGCTCACTTTGGCGGGGTGA
- a CDS encoding VOC family protein — protein MPGFNDVAWFEIGAADPAAAERFYGEVFGWKIAQDSSASTDPAYRVIDTGGSRGGLSAGTEDYAIFTVLVEDVDATCRQVEKAGGRVQRPPSVNPVGVTFAHLLDPAGNHFSVFTPPK, from the coding sequence ATGCCCGGATTCAACGACGTCGCCTGGTTCGAGATCGGTGCCGCGGACCCGGCGGCCGCCGAACGGTTCTACGGTGAGGTGTTCGGCTGGAAGATCGCCCAGGACTCGTCGGCCAGCACCGACCCGGCCTACCGGGTGATCGACACCGGCGGCTCGCGCGGCGGGCTCTCCGCGGGAACGGAGGACTACGCGATCTTCACGGTGCTGGTCGAGGACGTCGACGCCACCTGCCGCCAGGTCGAGAAAGCCGGCGGGCGGGTGCAGCGGCCACCGAGCGTCAACCCGGTCGGCGTGACGTTCGCGCACCTGCTCGACCCGGCGGGCAACCACTTCTCCGTGTTCACCCCGCCAAAGTGA
- the cobC gene encoding Rv2231c family pyridoxal phosphate-dependent protein CobC, which translates to MTGSEPASAGGYDLHHHGDREVGPGLVDLAVNVRLPRPPAWLRAELASALDSLAAYPSTVDAVHAVAARHGRSPSEVLVTAGAAEAFTLLASAFRPRHAVVVHPQFTEPEAALRAAGHAVSRVILAEADGFVLDPALVPAEADLVFVGNPTNPTSVLHPASSLLSLARPGRLLVVDEAFLDAIPGEAESLASGVPGVVVLRSLTKTWGLAGLRAGYVLASADVVERLRAVQVPWSVSTLAGVATVACCRPSAVEEAEKLAIAAESDREYLVSGLTAAGVPVLGDPRGPFVLVRVPDGVSLRARLRGAGYAVRRGDTFPGLGPDHLRLAVRDRATTDAFLAALREVS; encoded by the coding sequence ATGACCGGGTCTGAACCCGCCTCCGCGGGCGGCTACGACCTGCACCACCACGGTGATCGCGAGGTCGGGCCGGGGCTGGTCGACCTGGCTGTGAACGTCCGTCTGCCGCGTCCGCCCGCTTGGCTGCGGGCCGAACTGGCGTCCGCTTTGGACTCGCTGGCCGCCTATCCGTCCACTGTGGATGCGGTGCACGCGGTGGCCGCGCGGCACGGCCGTTCTCCCTCGGAAGTGCTGGTCACCGCGGGCGCGGCAGAGGCGTTCACGCTGCTGGCCTCGGCTTTCCGGCCGCGCCACGCGGTCGTCGTGCACCCGCAGTTCACCGAGCCGGAGGCCGCGCTGCGGGCGGCCGGGCACGCGGTCTCGCGGGTGATCCTGGCCGAAGCGGACGGTTTCGTCCTCGATCCGGCGCTGGTCCCGGCCGAGGCCGACCTGGTGTTCGTCGGCAATCCGACGAATCCGACGTCGGTCCTGCATCCCGCGTCTTCGCTGCTTTCCTTGGCGCGCCCCGGCCGGCTGCTCGTGGTCGACGAGGCGTTCCTGGACGCGATCCCGGGCGAGGCCGAGAGCCTGGCCTCCGGTGTCCCCGGTGTCGTCGTGCTGCGCAGCCTGACGAAGACCTGGGGCTTGGCCGGCCTGCGGGCGGGTTACGTGCTCGCTTCGGCGGACGTCGTGGAGCGGCTGCGGGCGGTGCAGGTGCCGTGGTCGGTGTCCACGTTGGCCGGCGTGGCGACCGTGGCGTGCTGCCGGCCGTCCGCGGTGGAGGAAGCGGAAAAGCTGGCGATCGCGGCGGAGTCGGACCGCGAGTACCTGGTGTCCGGCCTGACGGCGGCGGGCGTGCCGGTGCTGGGCGACCCGCGCGGCCCGTTCGTGCTGGTACGCGTCCCTGACGGGGTTTCCCTGCGCGCGCGCCTGCGTGGAGCGGGCTACGCGGTGCGGCGGGGCGACACGTTCCCCGGCCTCGGCCCGGACCACCTGCGGCTGGCCGTCCGCGACCGCGCGACCACGGACGCGTTCCTGGCGGCTTTGCGCGAAGTTTCGTAA
- a CDS encoding cobyrinate a,c-diamide synthase, translating into MVARVVVAAPGSGHGKTTIAAGLMAALRAAGHRVSGHKVGPDFIDPGYHALATGRPARNLDPFLQGEDALIPLLRHGSHGADIAVIEGVMGLFDGALGTEGYASTAHVARLLDAPVVLVVDASAASRSVAATVLGFAHYDNRVRLAGVILNKLGSQRHLDEIASALEATGVPLLGALYRNEEIHAPSRHLGLVPAAERAAEAQHVLPALAAWVRDGVDLEAIVRIAAGAPGLSSPPWQPSGADGPPVTIAAAGGPAFTFRYTENIELLAACGVEVVDVDPLRDQALPDGCAGLYFGGGFPEVHAAELSSNTALRSAVASAVRSGMPVSAECAGLLYLCQSLDGVPMVGAVPADAKMTARGKLGYRRAVAVEDNLLATAGQRVTGHEFHRTEVTPSHGASAAWGWDRQLDGFASPTLHASYLHVHWAGYPELAQRFAARVRAYDRV; encoded by the coding sequence GTGGTAGCGCGCGTGGTCGTCGCCGCGCCCGGTTCCGGGCACGGCAAGACCACGATCGCCGCCGGGCTGATGGCGGCGCTGCGCGCGGCCGGGCACCGGGTGTCCGGGCACAAGGTCGGGCCCGACTTCATCGACCCGGGCTACCACGCCCTCGCCACCGGGCGTCCCGCGCGCAACCTCGACCCGTTCCTGCAGGGTGAAGACGCGCTGATCCCGCTGCTGCGGCACGGTTCCCACGGCGCCGACATCGCCGTGATCGAGGGCGTGATGGGCCTGTTCGACGGGGCACTGGGCACCGAAGGCTACGCTTCGACCGCGCACGTGGCCCGGCTGCTCGACGCGCCGGTGGTGCTGGTCGTCGACGCCTCGGCCGCCTCCCGCAGCGTCGCCGCGACCGTGCTCGGCTTCGCCCACTACGACAACCGCGTGCGGCTCGCCGGCGTCATCCTCAACAAGCTCGGCTCGCAGCGCCACCTCGACGAGATCGCGTCCGCGCTGGAAGCCACCGGCGTCCCGCTGCTGGGGGCGTTGTACCGCAACGAAGAGATCCACGCGCCGAGCCGTCACCTCGGGCTCGTCCCGGCGGCGGAACGGGCCGCGGAAGCTCAGCACGTGCTGCCCGCGCTGGCCGCGTGGGTGCGGGACGGCGTCGACCTCGAAGCGATCGTCCGGATCGCTGCCGGGGCGCCGGGGCTTTCTTCGCCGCCGTGGCAGCCGTCCGGTGCGGATGGTCCACCGGTGACCATCGCCGCCGCCGGTGGTCCGGCGTTCACCTTCCGCTACACCGAGAACATCGAGCTGCTGGCGGCTTGCGGCGTCGAGGTCGTGGACGTCGATCCGTTGCGGGACCAGGCTTTGCCCGACGGGTGCGCCGGCCTGTACTTCGGCGGCGGGTTCCCCGAGGTGCACGCGGCCGAGCTGTCGTCGAACACGGCGTTGCGTTCCGCGGTGGCTTCGGCCGTCCGGAGTGGAATGCCGGTGAGTGCGGAATGCGCCGGCCTGCTCTACCTTTGCCAGTCTTTGGACGGCGTGCCGATGGTCGGCGCGGTGCCCGCGGACGCCAAGATGACCGCCCGCGGCAAGCTCGGCTACCGGCGCGCGGTCGCCGTCGAGGACAACCTGCTGGCGACGGCCGGTCAGCGCGTCACGGGGCACGAGTTCCACCGGACCGAGGTGACGCCGTCGCACGGCGCCTCGGCGGCCTGGGGCTGGGACCGGCAGCTGGACGGCTTCGCGTCGCCGACGCTGCACGCGTCCTACCTGCACGTCCACTGGGCGGGGTATCCCGAGCTGGCCCAGCGGTTCGCCGCGCGGGTGCGCGCGTATGACCGGGTCTGA
- the cobO gene encoding cob(I)yrinic acid a,c-diamide adenosyltransferase has protein sequence MPQGKPEAVPNDGLTTRQRRNRPLLAVHTGEMKGKSTAAFGMALRAWNQGWSIGVFQFVKSAKWRVGEEAAFRALGKLHEDTGQGGPVEWHKMGEGWSWARKSGSEEDHAENAREGWAEIKRRLAAETHDFYVLDEFSYLLKWGWLEVDDVVSTLVSRPGHQHVVITGRYAPPELVEAADLVAEMTKVKHPMDAGQKGQRGIEW, from the coding sequence ATGCCGCAGGGCAAACCGGAAGCCGTCCCGAACGACGGCCTGACCACCCGCCAGCGCCGCAACCGGCCGCTGCTCGCCGTGCACACCGGCGAGATGAAGGGCAAGTCGACGGCCGCGTTCGGGATGGCGCTGCGCGCCTGGAACCAGGGCTGGTCGATCGGCGTGTTCCAGTTCGTCAAGTCGGCGAAGTGGCGCGTCGGCGAGGAAGCCGCGTTCCGCGCGCTGGGCAAGCTGCACGAGGACACCGGCCAGGGCGGGCCGGTCGAGTGGCACAAGATGGGCGAAGGCTGGAGCTGGGCGCGCAAGTCCGGCTCCGAAGAGGACCACGCGGAGAACGCGCGCGAAGGCTGGGCGGAGATCAAGCGCCGGCTCGCCGCCGAGACACACGACTTCTACGTCCTCGACGAGTTCTCCTACCTGCTCAAGTGGGGCTGGCTCGAGGTGGACGACGTCGTGTCCACTTTGGTCTCGCGGCCCGGGCACCAGCACGTCGTCATCACCGGCCGGTACGCGCCGCCGGAGCTCGTCGAGGCCGCCGACCTGGTCGCCGAGATGACCAAGGTCAAGCACCCGATGGACGCCGGCCAGAAGGGCCAGCGGGGGATCGAGTGGTAG
- a CDS encoding putative cobaltochelatase, with amino-acid sequence MKPYPFTAVVGLPDLRLALVLSSISPAVGGVLVRGEKGTAKSTMVRALAGLLPGVDVVDGCRFSCDPAAPDPLCPDGPHDGADSHRRPAKLVELPVGAAEDRVIGSLHLERALAEGVTDFQPGLLAAAHRGLLYVDEVNLLHDHLVDTLLDAAAMGRATVEREGVSVSHAARFVLIGTMNPEEGELRPQLLDRFGLTVEVASSRDPEQRVEVVRRRLAYEADPDAFAARYAGEDAQLAADIEAAQRLLPAVKLPDDALRQIAEICASFEVDGMRADIVTARTAVAHAAWAGRDEVTTEDVRVAARLALPHRRRRNPFDAPGISEEQLEQALQDAQPDPGPEDDGPGSGSAPSEVPEPPQGSENAPQGEPKQQSGGQQKTVGAGETFKARVFRVKGTGEGERGRRSRAITDSGRTIGVQPASVREGRPHLVATVKAAAPHQKARGRTGAGLELRPEDLRFALREGREGNLVLFCVDASGSMGAKARMREVKSAVLSLLLDAYQRRDKVGLVTFRGDAAELALPPTISVDAAASRLEGLPTGGRTPLAEGLLEAARVLRVEEIRDPRRRPLLVVVTDGRATSGPDAVARAKAAAGLLAGVTTIVMDCESGKMRLGLAADLAAHLGAEHVPLADVAAESLADAVRARTERAA; translated from the coding sequence TTGAAGCCGTACCCGTTCACCGCCGTCGTCGGGTTGCCGGACCTGCGCCTGGCGCTGGTCCTGTCCTCGATCTCGCCCGCCGTCGGCGGGGTGCTGGTGCGCGGCGAAAAGGGCACCGCGAAGTCGACCATGGTCCGCGCGCTCGCCGGCCTCCTGCCGGGCGTCGACGTCGTCGACGGCTGCCGGTTCTCCTGCGATCCCGCGGCTCCCGACCCGCTCTGCCCGGACGGCCCGCACGACGGCGCGGACAGTCACCGGCGGCCCGCGAAGCTGGTCGAACTCCCGGTCGGCGCCGCCGAAGACCGCGTCATCGGCTCGCTGCACCTGGAACGCGCGCTCGCCGAAGGCGTGACGGACTTCCAGCCCGGCCTGCTGGCCGCCGCGCACCGCGGGCTGCTCTACGTCGACGAGGTCAACCTGCTGCACGACCACCTCGTCGACACGCTCCTGGACGCCGCCGCGATGGGCCGCGCCACCGTGGAACGCGAAGGCGTTTCGGTCTCGCACGCCGCGCGGTTCGTCCTGATCGGCACCATGAACCCCGAAGAGGGCGAGCTGCGGCCGCAGCTGCTGGACCGGTTCGGGCTGACCGTCGAGGTCGCCTCCAGCCGCGATCCGGAGCAGCGCGTCGAGGTCGTCCGCCGCCGCCTGGCCTACGAAGCCGATCCCGACGCCTTCGCCGCCCGGTACGCCGGCGAAGACGCCCAGCTCGCCGCGGACATCGAAGCGGCGCAACGGCTTTTGCCCGCCGTCAAGCTCCCCGACGACGCCCTGCGTCAGATCGCCGAAATCTGTGCGTCGTTCGAAGTCGACGGCATGCGCGCGGACATCGTCACGGCCCGGACGGCGGTCGCGCACGCGGCCTGGGCCGGTCGCGACGAAGTGACCACCGAGGACGTCCGCGTCGCCGCACGGCTGGCGCTGCCGCACCGGCGCCGCCGGAACCCCTTCGACGCGCCGGGGATCTCGGAAGAGCAGCTGGAGCAGGCGCTGCAGGACGCCCAACCGGACCCGGGGCCCGAGGACGACGGCCCCGGCTCGGGGTCGGCGCCCTCGGAGGTGCCCGAGCCGCCACAGGGCAGCGAAAACGCGCCGCAAGGCGAACCGAAGCAGCAGAGTGGCGGTCAGCAGAAGACCGTCGGGGCCGGCGAGACGTTCAAGGCCCGCGTCTTCCGTGTCAAGGGCACGGGTGAGGGCGAGCGCGGACGCCGTTCGCGCGCGATCACCGACAGCGGCCGGACGATCGGCGTCCAGCCCGCGAGCGTCCGCGAAGGCCGGCCACACCTGGTCGCGACCGTGAAAGCCGCGGCACCGCACCAGAAAGCCCGCGGCCGCACCGGCGCCGGGCTCGAACTGCGCCCGGAAGACCTGCGGTTCGCGCTGCGCGAAGGCCGTGAAGGCAATCTCGTGCTGTTCTGCGTGGACGCGTCCGGTTCCATGGGCGCGAAGGCGCGGATGCGCGAGGTCAAGTCCGCGGTCCTGTCGCTGCTGCTCGACGCCTACCAGCGCCGCGACAAGGTCGGGCTGGTCACGTTCCGCGGGGACGCGGCCGAACTCGCGCTGCCGCCGACGATCAGCGTCGACGCGGCCGCGTCCCGACTCGAAGGCCTCCCGACCGGCGGCCGGACACCCCTGGCCGAAGGGCTCCTGGAGGCGGCGCGCGTGCTGCGCGTCGAGGAAATCCGCGACCCCCGGCGCCGCCCGCTGCTGGTCGTCGTCACCGACGGCCGCGCCACCAGCGGGCCCGACGCCGTCGCACGCGCCAAGGCCGCGGCCGGGCTCCTGGCCGGCGTCACGACGATCGTGATGGACTGCGAGAGCGGCAAGATGCGCCTCGGCCTGGCCGCCGACCTCGCCGCCCACCTCGGCGCGGAACACGTCCCCCTCGCCGATGTCGCCGCCGAATCGCTGGCGGACGCCGTCCGCGCCCGGACCGAAAGGGCCGCCTGA
- the cbiE gene encoding precorrin-6y C5,15-methyltransferase (decarboxylating) subunit CbiE: protein MREKSRRSTAEAGSANRLTVVGIGADGWPGLSEPARAAVLAADVVLGAPRQLAYLPEEVPAQAWPTPLLPGLDAVIAEHEGARICILASGDPFLSGVGATLVAHGYEVEALPALSSVTLARARLGWSAEETEVVTIVGRSSARVARVLAPRRRVLVLGADAPALRSLLTVRGYGESELIALENLGGPDERISDGWAGDPGPLTVFALACAGPALPLIGIPDDVYAHDGQLTKRDLRVSALARLAPSPGELLWDVGAGAGSVGIEWSRLHGLNRAVAIERSAERAERIARNALDLGVPELEVVAGEAPEALSALPAPDAVFIGGGVTAPGVLDACVATGARVVAHGVTLEAEQVLARAYEEHGGELLRIGVEKAAPLGGFTGWTPARVVTQWSNR, encoded by the coding sequence GTGCGCGAAAAATCACGTCGATCCACGGCGGAGGCGGGCTCCGCGAACCGCCTGACCGTGGTCGGGATCGGGGCCGACGGCTGGCCCGGCCTGTCGGAACCGGCGCGGGCCGCGGTGCTCGCCGCCGACGTCGTGCTGGGTGCGCCCCGGCAGCTGGCCTACCTGCCCGAGGAGGTCCCGGCGCAGGCGTGGCCGACGCCGTTGCTGCCGGGGCTGGACGCTGTCATCGCGGAGCACGAAGGCGCCCGGATCTGCATCCTGGCCAGCGGTGATCCGTTTTTGTCGGGGGTGGGTGCCACACTGGTGGCCCATGGATACGAGGTCGAAGCGCTGCCTGCGCTCTCCTCGGTGACACTGGCCCGGGCACGGCTGGGCTGGTCCGCCGAAGAGACCGAGGTGGTCACCATCGTCGGCCGGTCGTCGGCCCGCGTCGCCCGGGTGCTGGCGCCGCGCCGGCGAGTGCTCGTCCTGGGTGCCGACGCGCCCGCTTTGCGCTCCCTGCTCACCGTGCGGGGTTATGGCGAGAGCGAGCTGATCGCGTTGGAGAACCTGGGCGGGCCCGACGAGCGCATCTCCGACGGCTGGGCCGGCGATCCCGGACCGCTGACGGTGTTCGCGCTGGCGTGCGCGGGTCCGGCGTTGCCGCTGATCGGCATCCCGGACGACGTGTACGCCCACGACGGGCAGTTGACCAAGCGCGACCTGCGAGTGTCGGCGCTGGCCCGCCTCGCGCCGAGTCCCGGCGAGCTGTTGTGGGACGTCGGCGCGGGCGCGGGCAGCGTCGGCATCGAGTGGTCACGGCTGCACGGGCTGAACCGCGCGGTCGCGATCGAACGCTCGGCGGAGCGGGCCGAGCGGATCGCCCGGAACGCATTGGACCTGGGAGTACCGGAACTGGAGGTGGTGGCGGGGGAAGCACCGGAAGCGCTGAGCGCGCTGCCCGCACCGGACGCGGTCTTCATCGGAGGCGGCGTGACGGCGCCGGGCGTACTGGACGCGTGCGTGGCCACCGGCGCCCGGGTGGTGGCGCACGGGGTGACGCTGGAGGCCGAGCAGGTTCTGGCGCGTGCGTATGAAGAGCATGGCGGCGAACTGCTGCGGATCGGCGTGGAGAAGGCGGCCCCGCTGGGCGGCTTCACCGGCTGGACGCCGGCTCGGGTCGTGACGCAGTGGAGCAACCGATGA
- the cobM gene encoding precorrin-4 C(11)-methyltransferase, translated as MTVHFIGAGPGAADLITVRGRDLLARCGVCLYPGSMTPPDLLAYCPPGAELVDTANLSLEQIVAKLVEAHRAGHEVARLCSGDPSLYSAVAEQVRRLDAAGVPYAVVPGVPAFAASAAALKRELTVPEIGQSLVITRVQARSTKMPPGETLAAFAATRATLALHLAINHVERVAEELRPHYGADCPVAVVALASQAGETVVRGVLGELPALVREAGMTRAATIFVGRVLAATSFPDSFLYSSARDRANQPESL; from the coding sequence ATGACCGTGCACTTCATCGGCGCCGGGCCCGGGGCGGCCGACCTCATCACCGTGCGGGGCCGGGACCTGCTCGCCCGGTGCGGTGTCTGCCTCTACCCCGGCAGCATGACGCCGCCCGACCTGCTCGCCTACTGTCCGCCCGGGGCCGAGCTCGTCGACACGGCGAACCTCAGCCTCGAGCAGATCGTCGCGAAACTGGTCGAGGCCCACCGGGCCGGGCACGAGGTCGCGCGGCTGTGCTCGGGGGATCCGTCGCTCTACAGCGCGGTCGCCGAGCAGGTGCGGCGACTCGACGCGGCCGGGGTGCCCTACGCGGTCGTCCCCGGCGTGCCCGCCTTCGCCGCTTCGGCCGCCGCGCTGAAGCGGGAGCTCACCGTGCCCGAAATCGGGCAGAGCCTGGTGATCACCCGCGTGCAAGCACGCTCGACCAAGATGCCGCCCGGAGAGACCCTCGCCGCCTTCGCCGCGACCAGGGCCACCCTCGCGCTGCACCTGGCCATCAACCACGTCGAGCGGGTGGCCGAAGAACTCCGGCCGCACTACGGCGCGGACTGTCCCGTCGCCGTCGTCGCGCTCGCGAGCCAGGCCGGGGAAACCGTCGTGCGCGGGGTGCTCGGCGAGCTGCCCGCGCTGGTCCGCGAAGCCGGGATGACGCGCGCTGCCACCATCTTCGTCGGGCGGGTGCTCGCCGCCACCAGCTTCCCCGACAGCTTCCTGTACTCGAGTGCCCGTGACCGGGCGAACCAACCGGAGTCGTTGTGA
- a CDS encoding Gfo/Idh/MocA family oxidoreductase, with protein sequence MTELRWGLLAAGTIAAHFAAGVDESKHGVLGAVAARDAGRTRDFATRFDIPKAYGSYEELLADPDIDAVYVSTPHALHKQWAIAAAEAGKHVLCEKPLTITAADAEEVIAAARAHDVFLMEAFMYRLHPQTRRLAELISSGAIGEVRAVDTTFSFDSNPEETARLGDPALGGGGILDVGCYCTSLARLVAQAATGQEVVEPAEVSGMAHLSATGVDEWATGLLRLPGDILATISCGIRLTREDGIRVFGSDGQIHIPRPAWIHPLRKPGVSQIILTPAGGEPEVIEVEATQGVFAREADHVAAHVEDRQAPELTWAETLANLRTLDRWREAVGYGRSS encoded by the coding sequence GTGACGGAACTGCGCTGGGGCCTGCTGGCCGCCGGGACGATCGCCGCCCACTTCGCCGCGGGCGTCGACGAGAGCAAACACGGCGTCCTCGGGGCCGTCGCGGCGCGGGACGCCGGGCGCACGCGGGACTTCGCCACGCGCTTCGACATCCCGAAGGCCTACGGCAGCTACGAAGAGCTCCTCGCCGACCCGGACATCGACGCCGTGTACGTCTCGACGCCGCACGCGCTGCACAAGCAGTGGGCCATCGCCGCCGCCGAAGCGGGCAAGCACGTGCTGTGCGAGAAGCCGCTGACGATCACCGCGGCCGATGCCGAGGAGGTGATCGCGGCCGCCCGCGCGCACGACGTCTTCCTGATGGAGGCGTTCATGTACCGGCTGCACCCGCAGACACGGCGGCTGGCCGAGTTGATCTCGTCCGGCGCCATCGGCGAGGTCCGCGCGGTGGACACGACCTTCTCCTTCGACAGCAACCCGGAGGAGACCGCGCGGCTCGGCGATCCGGCGCTCGGCGGCGGCGGGATCCTCGACGTCGGCTGTTACTGCACGTCCCTGGCGCGGCTGGTCGCGCAGGCCGCGACCGGGCAGGAAGTCGTCGAACCGGCCGAGGTCAGCGGGATGGCGCACCTGTCCGCCACCGGCGTCGACGAGTGGGCGACCGGCCTGCTGCGCCTGCCCGGGGACATCCTCGCGACGATCTCGTGCGGGATCCGGCTGACCCGCGAGGACGGCATCCGCGTCTTCGGCTCGGACGGGCAGATCCACATCCCGCGGCCCGCGTGGATCCACCCGTTGCGCAAGCCCGGCGTCTCGCAGATCATCCTGACCCCGGCCGGCGGCGAGCCGGAGGTCATCGAGGTCGAAGCCACGCAGGGCGTCTTCGCGCGCGAAGCGGACCACGTCGCCGCGCACGTCGAAGACCGGCAGGCGCCCGAGCTGACCTGGGCGGAGACCCTGGCCAACCTGCGGACCCTGGACCGCTGGCGCGAGGCCGTCGGCTACGGACGTTCCTCGTGA
- a CDS encoding cobalt-precorrin-6A reductase yields MILILGGTGEARQLAETLTAREVRVVSSLAGRVARPRLPAGEVRVGGFGGPEGLARYLRENRIDAVVDATHPFAERIGANAAKAAELTETPLLRLARPGWRPGPGDVWHWADDLADAARRLPDLGERVFLTSGRQGLPAFAHLDDLWFLIRCVDPPEPPLPRHHELLLARGPYEVAAERELLGRVDVLVTKDSGGAQTSAKLTAARELGKPVLVVRRPARPQTETAETVPEAVEWVLHR; encoded by the coding sequence GTGATCCTGATCCTCGGCGGGACCGGCGAAGCCCGGCAGCTCGCCGAAACGCTCACTGCGCGCGAAGTCCGCGTTGTCTCTTCGCTGGCCGGACGCGTCGCACGGCCGAGACTTCCCGCCGGCGAAGTACGCGTCGGCGGCTTCGGCGGCCCGGAGGGCCTGGCGCGGTACCTGCGCGAAAACCGGATCGACGCCGTCGTGGACGCCACGCACCCCTTCGCCGAGCGCATCGGCGCGAACGCGGCGAAAGCGGCCGAGCTGACGGAAACACCGCTCCTCCGGCTCGCGCGGCCCGGCTGGCGGCCGGGCCCCGGGGACGTCTGGCACTGGGCCGACGACCTCGCCGACGCCGCGCGCCGGCTGCCGGACCTGGGCGAACGCGTCTTCCTCACCAGCGGCCGCCAAGGCCTCCCGGCCTTCGCGCACCTTGACGACCTGTGGTTCCTGATCCGCTGCGTCGACCCGCCCGAGCCGCCGCTCCCGCGGCACCACGAGCTCCTCCTCGCCCGCGGGCCTTACGAGGTGGCGGCCGAGCGCGAGCTGCTCGGCCGGGTCGACGTCCTGGTCACCAAGGACTCCGGTGGGGCGCAGACCAGCGCGAAGCTGACCGCGGCCCGCGAGCTCGGGAAGCCCGTCCTGGTGGTCCGGCGGCCGGCCCGGCCGCAGACGGAGACCGCCGAAACCGTCCCCGAAGCCGTCGAATGGGTCCTGCACCGATGA
- the bluB gene encoding 5,6-dimethylbenzimidazole synthase, whose translation MIEEFYEVLRKRRDVRGEFTGAPIPEGTLTRILEAAHAAPSVGLTQPWDFVLVEDHATREKFAKHVHGEREVFAGQLGDDRASTFANIKVEGILEASLGIVVTYDPARGAPDVLGRHAIADAGLYSVCLAIQNLWLAATAEGLGTGWVSFYREPFLSELLGIPDGVRPVAWLCVGPVSKLETVPDLERHGWRSRRPLAAAIHHGRFTPRDPGAASAADL comes from the coding sequence ATGATCGAAGAGTTCTACGAAGTCCTGCGCAAGCGGCGGGACGTCCGCGGCGAGTTCACCGGCGCGCCGATCCCCGAAGGCACGCTCACGCGGATCCTCGAGGCCGCGCACGCCGCACCGAGCGTCGGGCTCACCCAGCCGTGGGACTTCGTGCTGGTCGAGGACCACGCGACGCGCGAGAAGTTCGCCAAGCACGTCCACGGGGAACGGGAGGTCTTCGCCGGCCAGCTCGGCGATGACCGCGCGAGCACGTTCGCGAACATCAAGGTGGAAGGCATCCTCGAAGCGAGCCTCGGCATCGTCGTCACCTACGACCCGGCGCGCGGCGCGCCCGACGTGCTCGGCCGGCACGCCATCGCCGACGCCGGCCTGTACTCGGTCTGCCTCGCGATCCAGAACCTCTGGCTCGCCGCGACCGCGGAGGGCCTGGGCACCGGCTGGGTCAGCTTCTACCGCGAGCCGTTCCTGAGCGAGCTGCTCGGCATCCCGGACGGCGTCCGGCCGGTCGCGTGGCTCTGCGTGGGGCCGGTGAGCAAGCTGGAGACCGTGCCCGACCTGGAGCGCCACGGCTGGCGCAGCCGCCGTCCCCTGGCCGCGGCGATACACCACGGGCGATTCACCCCGCGTGATCCGGGGGCTGCGTCAGCCGCCGACCTCTGA